One Harpia harpyja isolate bHarHar1 chromosome 23, bHarHar1 primary haplotype, whole genome shotgun sequence genomic window, TGCAAGGAGCAGCTAGCAGATTTTTCACGGAAACCTTCCTACCTACTTGTGATAATCCTGCTTTTTtcagcacttttaaaattattattttaaatgtgcatTTCATGGTTAAACACAATTGATTTGGAAGTGTCCTCTAACTGACAAATCTTACGTGTTGGCCTAATTACTGACCCGATTCTGTAGATGTAAGAGTTTAATGTCAGATGAAACTCTGTAAAATGCagaccagatttaaaaaaaaaaaaaagaagaaggtaaTTGCAGCGTAAGCTCCTTCTTCAGGAACACTTGCATATCGAATGACTGTTGCTATCACATCCCTCCCTTTTGCTAATTGAGGTCAGCTCTCGTTTTACCAGCACAGCAGTGGGAGCCGTGTTTTTTCAGTGAGATTGGTTCCCTTACCACGAAGCTGCATCGACATTCGCAGCGCTAACACCAACATTTCTGTGGTGTTGGTTTGGgcggttttttattttattttaaaaaggtagtTGGACATTTTTAGAGCACTCAAGGTCTGTTTAAAGACAACTCCGTATGACACAAGCACAAGCGCTGACCGGGAAACCTCGAAAGGTTtcgttgttgttgtttgttttaaataataaccCTCAGGTCCGGTTTCCCGCCTCCTGCTCCGGCACCCACCGGTCCGCGCTCCCTCGGCGGCAGCTCAGCCTCTCCCAACAGCAAGCCGCGGTGTCCCGACCGAGACGAGAGACTTTAATTACCCGGGCCCGGCCGGGAAGGCGGCTCCGGGCCTcgccggtccggtccggtccggtgcGGGGAATTCCCGCCCGCCGCTGAGGTAACCCGGCGACGCGAAGGGCGCTGCGGCTCTACGCCTTTAAGAAGGAGTCGAGCACCTACACCACCGATAGGCGCCtctgccgccccgccccgccccttcgCGGGTTGGCCGGCCGGCCTTCATGGGCGGATCGATAAAGCGCGGGGTTGGCGCCGCGGATGAATTCGGGGTTCGGTTGGACGCGCCTGAAGCGCGGGGGGTTTGAGGGGCCGCCGCTCCGGCCCGGCTCCATGGCCTCCGCGCTGGTAAgggcccggccccgggcagcccgAGCGTGTGGGGCCTTAACGGCTCCGGGGGTGAGGGGAGGACCGCCGCCCCTCACCCGTCGCGGAGCCTGACGGTGCGCACCCTCTCCCCAGGAGGACCCCGTCTTGATCCGGCCTTTCCGAGGCCACAGAGCGGCGGTGACCGGCGTCGCCTTCAACGCGGAGGCCGCGGGGCTGGGTGAGTGCGGGGGGCCGGTCGCTTTCCGGGCGGGGCGGctcgctccctccttccctccttccttccttccctccttccttccttccctccctccttcctcccttccctccccggcAGCCGGCGGAGAACCGCCGGGCCGGGTGCGGAGGCGGGGCGGGCTCccccggcggccgggcgggcgggccgaGGAGTCTCTGCCCCTTCCTTAAGCGACAACTTTTTGAGCAAACCAGGAGGCGGGAGGAGGGGTTTGTCccgcggcgaggaggaggaggaggaggaggaggaagtaaGTGAGGAgagcgccgggggcgggggggctgctcCGTGCCTTcaccgcttcccccccccccgcaagccCCGCCGTCCCCCGGGAAACCTCCGGGCCCTGACGGAGGGACTGGCTGCCAGCTCTCGGCCGGCGGCCCGAGCCCGAAGCTGGAAGTGCCCGCAAGCCCCCTCCgtcctggggcggggggagagggggggagccGGCGGTGGTTGACGGAGCTCCTCTCTGCTAGGAGCTGCTTTTAACCGCCCGCGATGAGGATCCGTCTGGCGAGAAGATGGACGTGGGTCCGCAAAAGCTGCGTGTTTCTGGGCTTCTTGATGATCGCTTACTTTGCGGTCGAGCTGTCGGTTTCTTCCTTCGGTGCCTCCCTCGCCGGGGAGAGCATCACCAAAGGGAGATGGGAGAGGCGCTTTTCTGACAGAGCAGGAGAAGCTGTGGATTTGGCTCGTCCCGTTTATGACAAATCCCCGCCCGATCCTTACGCTCCAGGAGAATGGGGTAAGCCCTCTCGCCTGCAGCTGACTCCCGaggagaagaaacaggaagaagagCTGATCGAGAAGTATGCAATTAATATTTATGTGAGCGATAAAATCTCTCTCCACCGGCACATTGAAGATAATCGACTGAGTGGCTGTAAAACCAAATCTTACGACTACAGGAGGCTGCCCACGACGTCTGTTATAATCGCTTTTTACAATGAAGCCTGGTCAACGTTGCTGCGGACGATACACAGTGTTCTTGAAACATCGCCTTCGGTGCTTCTAAAAGAAATTATACTGGTGGATGACTTAAGCGATAAAGTGTATTTGAAGAGTGACCTCGAAAAATACATAAGCAGTCTGAACAGAGTTCGTTTGATAAGAACCAACAAACGAGAAGGATTGGTTCGCGCACGCTTAATTGGCGCTACCTTTGCTACTGGTGATGTCCTCACGTTTCTAGACTGTCACTGTGAATGTGTCTCTGGCTGGCTGGAGCCACTGCTCGAGAGGATCGCTGAGAACGAGACTGTTATTGTTTGCCCTGTCATTGACACCATTGACTGGAAAACGTTTGAATACTACATGCAAACGGCAGAGCCCATGATTGGGGGGTTTGACTGGCGGCTGACATTCCAGTGGCACTCGGTGCCTAAACATGAGCGGCTCAGGCGGAAATCTGAAACTGACCCAATCAGATCCCCAACTATGGCTGGTGGCTTGTTTGCTGTCAGCAAGAAGTATTTTGAGTACCTGGGTACCTACGATACGGGAATGGATGTCTGGGGAGGGGAGAACTTAGAATTATCGTTTAGGGTTTGGCAGTGTGGAGGCATGTTGGAAATTCATCCATGCTCCCATGTGGGCCATGTGTTTCCAAAGCGCGCGCCCTATGCTAGACCGAATTTCCTTCAGAACACAGCACGTGCTGCTGAGGTGTGGATGGATGAGTACAAAGAGCACTTTTACAACAGAAATCcttctgcaagaaaagaaaactacGGAGATATTTCTGAGAGAAAGATATTAAGAGAACGTTTGAAATGCAAGAGTTTTaactggtatttaaaaaacatatttgctgAGTTGCATGTACCAGAAGATCGTCCTGGCTGGCATGGTGCTATCCGCAGCGCAGGAATAGCTTCAGAATGCCTCGACTATGTCTTACCAGAGCATCATCCTACTGGGGCTCACCTTTCTCTCTTTGGATGTCATGGTCAGGGAGGCAATCAATTTTTTGAATACACATCAAATAAGGAGATTAGATTTAACTCTGTAACTGAGCTATGTGCTGAAGTCCCTGAGCATGAAGACTTCATAGGTATGAGGAGCTGCCCAAAAGATGGATCTCCTACCCCTGAAATTATTATATGGCATTTCAAAGAAGATGGGACTATTTACCATCCTCATTCGGGAAAGTGCCTTACCGCTTATCGTACAACTGAGGGGCGTGCCGATGTGCAAATGAGAACTTGTAATGCTGCAGATAAAAATCAGATTTGGAAATTTGAGAAATAATCACTGCTGGTAGTATGAATCGAATGGACTGTAATCTCCAAGGTTTTTACATGTGTGAGCAGATAGTGATGTTTGATTGTATACCTTGGAATGTCTTCAGATGCATCTGTAGTGGTGTAGAAACTGCATCTGCTGTGGTGAATTGTATGGAAAGCAAAAGTAAATGCTGGGGTGTAGCTTCTAAAACGTCGAATACAGAtctaatgccttttatttttgtaaaattttgaTCCGTTATTTTCGTACTTTGGTCTGTCTTGATTATGGTAAAACAAAGGCTTCTGAGGGGActgaggagggattttttttttttttcttaaaaaaacccacactaaaGCTGCAAGATCATGTTACATGAAAGTAAAGAATCTTACAGAAGTAAGTTAAGATTGTTGCAGTGGAATTAACTGACCTATGTTGCAGATACATTATAACATATGTATCTAACACACTAAGTAATGCTACAGTAGCATGTGATTGAATCTACATTCATGTGGGAAGTTGAATCTGAAGCCTTGTTATACTCTGCAGTTTTCTGGGAACTTACATGCTCTTAAGGGTTTCGGGGTGACAACTAGCTATATTACATTGAAGAAAAGCAAGTTTTTTCAGTAGATGGGCTTTGGCACTGCTTTGCAGTCTTGTGCCTATTCTGGAACACTTACCTCATGAGGGTGAGTCAGGAGCTCTCATGCCTTTAGAGGAGTGTAGCAGCAGCAGAACCAAGGACGTGCTGGTGGGTAccacaaatgggaagaaataggGGTAGCTACAAGTAAAAATTCTGTACAAAGAtaatggagaaggaaagaaagcacagaatTGCATTAGCTACTGCTGTTTCTTTAGCTATATATTTAATACTTACGTTGCCTCTGTGTAAGCTTTTCTATGTCAAGCCTGGCATCCTAGGGACACATAGCTTATGTGACTataccatgtatttttttttttttttttggtctgttggTGGGGTAGAGGAAGGAGACACAGAGGAAAACTTGGgctgttttattttaagtattttggcAACAGCTAGCAGGCATCGGCCCTAGGTAGAGTTTTGAAATAATGCAGCATACGCTGCCTCTTTCTAGTCACAATAGTACCATGGGACACCTCGGGTAAGGTTGGGAAGCTGGAGTTCCTGAAGTGAGGGGagttgaaaaggcaaacggcaGCTTGGAGGAAACCAAGATTTGTTGGTTAGGTGGTTCACAGAACAACTTCTTTAGAATGTTTTCTGTATCCTGTTATGCTGAGTTTTGAAGAATATTGATTCTAGAATCATGTTGCTAATCTGTTTTAAGTGTGATTATAGACAGTAGATGTGATAGATATATTgtgttcttggaaaaaaaaatcttgtattagTATCTGTGGTTTTTAGCTTTATATGATTTAAGTTGAACACTTCTCTTAATGTTTCAGGCATTCCAGCTTTTTTGATTACTTTCACTGAAGTCATAGATGTTTTTCAGTAGCTAGAGTGTAGTAATTCTTGACTTGGGGCTGGTAGGTAGGAACTTGAGCTAGTGAGCAAAAAGAATCTGGATACTTGAGGAATGTAGTAGGTGTGCATTTGCTGCAGGTGTTAGTAGGTAGAAGGGTTAAAAGGGAGGAAGTGAGACCTGAAATAGGTGAAGATTTgccaaaaataaaccaagagtAAGTTAAGATGTATTCTTGAATCTTAGTGGTTTTAAAGAGTTGAGAGGTTTGGGTGGAAGCAGGCTAAGATAGAagggaaacagaagaagaaaatttggaGCTGGGGACGTAGCACTGAATCATGCTAAAAATGCTTGCCACTGTGTGGCATGGGTAGTTTTAAGTCTTTAACTTATTTTTAGGAGGTTAGttgcaatttgatttttttttcttttctttattccttttctttttttccctaaactgattttttttttttgaaaagggaaGTTCTTTACTATATAAGGGAGACATTCCTGAAAAATTCCATTCCACTCTGCAGCAAGGAATTCTTTTGTGGACCTACAAGTTATGAACCATTTATCAAATTTTAAACGGCAGCCAGTCATTATGTACTGGGGCAATAAATTATATAAAGTATGTGCTTTTGTGAAAAGCTTGCTGTAGACTCTTACATTCGGtagaaatgacaggaaaaaggCCTGGGTTCTCCTACATGGCAGAGCATAAGTTGTATGTGCAATGCATGTTTCCTCAGATGAAAGTAATTAAATAGTGTGAATATAGACTATGCAACTTTTATATGGTTAACTTTTTTAGGACTTGGCAAAAACTACATTTCATATAAGAAAACTACCTTCATGTTAAAACTGACAAAGTGCTCCTTATCTATTTAAGCAATAAGTCTAAGTGAAACTGccttttaaagtttaaaaagttaTTCTCTATGTATGTATCTGaacccttcctccttctccccaccacctcccattctatttttgtggtttttttaaaaactaaaaggaaaaaagcaaaagtaaataacctcaccataaaaaaaaaaaaaatgggagggggTAGGAGGAGTAGGGGGttgagaaggagagggaaagagagaagtaaaaaaaccTTAGCATTTCATTTCCACTAGTTTTGAACTGAGTTGCAGCAATTCTACAGAAATACTCCAATCCAGATGTTTTTTCAGTGTGTTAAGATTTCTGGAAAATCTGAAACTCTGAAAGATTTTCTATTCTGTTAGACTTTGAAAATTTGGGGAACACTTGTATATATTTTAAACTACTGATTTTAAGTGACTTAAAAGAAATTGAATGTAAACTTAACACTGAATAAATGTGGCAGGGCTTTGGGGTTTCTTTcgaaaaaataaaatccagaatgATAAGTATTGGCTAGTGTGCTGACTCTTTTCAATTCTCTTCCGCTTGTGTAAGTACATACAGTATACAATAAAAACTGCTATGAATTTGAACTTATGGGAGTTATTAAAAGTTCCTCGTAATTAATCCACTGTGCTTAGAATTCCAGATTGGTTCCCTTGACAGAGGTTCAATTAATAATTGTTTTCCTCCAAGTAGGAAATCTTGCAAATCACtgtttaaatgtgtttgtatTGTGACATTGCAACTTATCACACTGAGATTTGCAAGGTTCCTGTGAAATATGTGGGTTTTGTGGTGATGTTTGAATATTCACGCACACATAGTGTGCGCAGCCCTGTACTCCATCTGACCTGTAATTCTTGCACTGAGTTAATTATGTTGGGGATGCCTCAGTattttgggaggggaaaaagatGACCAAGAGGTATATCTAGCTGTTAAAGCCCAGCTGAGTATGTCTCTTCTGATCTTTGCCCAACTTCCTTATAGTCACTACTGTGGTATTGTGGGAAATGAGAGTTTAATGGTAATCCCCTATTGCGGCAACTTTTATCTTCATATATACATGTGAATATTGATGGTATACGTTTTCATAAATACACAACTTATAAATTGAACTTGGCTTCATTGCAAGTACCAAAAAACTTTTGTCATGGCATATGTGAAGCACAGATACATGTTTAGAGAACTGCGGCAAAGTGGTGTCCAAAGGCCAAGTCTCTGTTCTTTGGTGTTTGATTCTGTTGTGACTCATCACCAGAAAAGCAAATCACATAGAGACATGTCAGCTATACTTGGGTGTGTACAGAAAACACTGACTTTATAAcatcagtgccttttttttttttttttaactggactAAGTTGCATATTGGAGTCAGCTCAGTGCGaattttcagctttcttctttctagctgtattttgcagttggtcaaatattttcattattacagCAAGGACAAATTTTGTCTTTCACCTCTAAACACGATTCTGGTTATGTCGCGTTTTCTGAGGAGCTTGTGCAACAGACCTGTTTGTGATATGGCCCATCCTAAAAAATTCTTCTGGaccttctgtgtttcttttgtgtCAGTTCCAATACTTTAAACTAGCCTTGGAGATCTGTTGTGGACCATTTACTGATGGTCTGGTAATTGAAAGTCAGGCTGTAGGGTGCTGACAGAATGCATCAACTGGGTCTGATCTGCACTGCTGTAGGACTTCATGTGTAATCTGTCCTGGAAGGTTCTTGCTTTTGAACACCTAAATGCATGGACAACATGAACTTGAGGGGAGGAAAATGCATAAAGGATTAAGAAGCAATCCTTCAAATACTGTGTTTGAGTAAATTGGAGCAGCATTGTTATAAAGTAGGCAAAATCCcttaaaatggaataaaaagagaaatagagaAGTTCATTTGATAATAGTAATAGTACATTTTTCATGTATAGAACTGTTTTTAAGGTTAGTATTGATAATGGAAATTAGTGCTGGCAACATCATTACCCTATAGACTCTTGTATTTAGTGCCTGTGGTTAGCTAAGATAAAACATTGACTGTTAGAGCAAAATGCTTAGGTGTTGGCCATATGCACCAAAACTGATTTCAGCCTGCTTGAACATAGCTTGAATAGCTTGGCTTCACTGAGGCTCGTTAATGGTAAAGGGACCTGGTTTCCTCGGCAGGATAGGGGCCAAAGTTGAATATAGATTCAGAGTTTTGGCTTAGAGTTTCTTTTTCTGGGTTTACGCCTCTCCCGTGCTGTTCAGACACAGAGTCACATCAGCTTGTGTGCTGTAGGAAAATAATTCTGCAACGGGTCTGTCGGTTATTCATCCTTTCCTGTGCGGGTCCTGAACTGCTCCCCTGTCACCGCTGGGCTGGAACTGCACTATCGGAGATAATAGTAGCCTTTGAGTGGCACGGTAACGAGCGGGTGGCTTCAAGAGAAAAACCTACCTAAGGATGGGGAGAGGATGCTGTGTGAGCGTAGGCAATGGGGAGTCCAGAGGGAGAACAAGGAAGACACTTGTGGATGTGCCAGGGAAAGGAGAACTTCAGATTGCTGCTTGTGTCTCATTAACCTTGGGATAATCCATCTGCGAGAGAGCGAACTACAAGAAACCAGGCTTTGAATTTATTGTActgtcatcttttaaaatatttctttcaggttttaaaactgaaagcaaa contains:
- the GALNT4 gene encoding polypeptide N-acetylgalactosaminyltransferase 4, which codes for MRIRLARRWTWVRKSCVFLGFLMIAYFAVELSVSSFGASLAGESITKGRWERRFSDRAGEAVDLARPVYDKSPPDPYAPGEWGKPSRLQLTPEEKKQEEELIEKYAINIYVSDKISLHRHIEDNRLSGCKTKSYDYRRLPTTSVIIAFYNEAWSTLLRTIHSVLETSPSVLLKEIILVDDLSDKVYLKSDLEKYISSLNRVRLIRTNKREGLVRARLIGATFATGDVLTFLDCHCECVSGWLEPLLERIAENETVIVCPVIDTIDWKTFEYYMQTAEPMIGGFDWRLTFQWHSVPKHERLRRKSETDPIRSPTMAGGLFAVSKKYFEYLGTYDTGMDVWGGENLELSFRVWQCGGMLEIHPCSHVGHVFPKRAPYARPNFLQNTARAAEVWMDEYKEHFYNRNPSARKENYGDISERKILRERLKCKSFNWYLKNIFAELHVPEDRPGWHGAIRSAGIASECLDYVLPEHHPTGAHLSLFGCHGQGGNQFFEYTSNKEIRFNSVTELCAEVPEHEDFIGMRSCPKDGSPTPEIIIWHFKEDGTIYHPHSGKCLTAYRTTEGRADVQMRTCNAADKNQIWKFEK